The following are encoded together in the Fibrobacterota bacterium genome:
- a CDS encoding alcohol dehydrogenase catalytic domain-containing protein, with translation MLAALLKSPGNLTMEEIPSPEPGPGEVVLRVEACALCGTDKRVLTGEKPVSVPIIGHEIAGVIMAAGKGVPAELQKGTRYAVQTVIGCGECPMCKVHQENLCEKGFTAIGYAYNGGFAEYLKMPANSVAQGCLIPIPASMPAEIGTLLEPLSCGINGLRYIPLEGMNHVGIVGAGVIGVLNGLIAKARGAKRVTIFNRSSAKLDVIKKLGLPFDDLIDYSKTDAAKWISQQTGGRGLDAVVLSASEKDLIPMSMPWMARGGHMSLFAGLPKSDPVAPIDLNVIHYKELHLHGANSSVRRDYEEALQMLTDGRIDGRALITHRFPLREFPEAVRTQNDPKSGALKVIVLPESR, from the coding sequence ATGCTGGCTGCCCTGTTGAAATCGCCCGGAAACCTGACCATGGAAGAAATCCCCTCGCCGGAGCCCGGCCCGGGCGAGGTGGTGCTGCGCGTGGAGGCCTGCGCCCTCTGCGGCACCGACAAGCGCGTGTTGACCGGCGAGAAGCCGGTGTCGGTGCCCATCATCGGCCATGAGATCGCCGGTGTCATCATGGCGGCGGGCAAAGGCGTCCCGGCCGAACTGCAAAAAGGCACGCGCTACGCCGTCCAGACCGTGATCGGCTGCGGCGAATGCCCGATGTGCAAGGTTCACCAGGAAAACTTGTGCGAAAAAGGCTTCACCGCCATCGGCTACGCCTATAACGGCGGCTTCGCCGAATACCTTAAGATGCCCGCCAACTCGGTGGCCCAAGGCTGCCTCATCCCGATCCCCGCCAGCATGCCCGCCGAGATCGGCACCTTGCTCGAACCGCTTTCCTGCGGAATCAACGGACTGCGTTACATCCCCCTGGAAGGGATGAATCACGTGGGCATCGTGGGCGCGGGCGTCATCGGCGTGCTGAACGGACTTATCGCCAAGGCCCGCGGCGCCAAGCGCGTCACCATCTTCAACCGCTCCAGCGCCAAGCTGGACGTGATCAAGAAGCTGGGGCTTCCCTTCGACGATCTTATCGATTATTCCAAGACCGACGCGGCGAAATGGATTTCCCAGCAGACCGGCGGCCGCGGTTTGGATGCGGTCGTCCTCTCCGCCTCGGAAAAGGATTTGATCCCCATGTCCATGCCCTGGATGGCCCGCGGCGGCCATATGTCGCTGTTCGCCGGGCTGCCGAAATCGGATCCCGTCGCCCCCATCGACTTGAACGTGATCCACTACAAGGAATTGCACTTGCACGGGGCCAACAGCTCGGTGCGGCGCGATTACGAGGAAGCCTTGCAGATGTTGACCGACGGCCGCATCGACGGCAGGGCCCTCATCACGCATCGCTTTCCCTTGCGCGAGTTCCCGGAAGCGGTGAGGACCCAGAACGATCCCAAGTCCGGGGCGTTGAAGGTGATCGTCCTGCCGGAATCCAGGTAA